One stretch of Brachyhypopomus gauderio isolate BG-103 chromosome 8, BGAUD_0.2, whole genome shotgun sequence DNA includes these proteins:
- the gcnt7 gene encoding putative beta-1,3-galactosyl-O-glycosyl-glycoprotein beta-1,6-N-acetylglucosaminyltransferase 7 gives MIGLESAVAERNFRLLYIVRSSLCWTIMFQLESVKWSFLVLLGISIFICSIIYLKARTSYAPTALSPLTCRPFLDNCQALPNTSSYTRWQRMECLDITYFDGPLICYRMQADLHFIMEPLSTEEANYPLAFIITIHKELEMFVRLLRAIYAPQNIYCIHVDVKAPEKFKTSVRRLADCFPNVFLASVGERVTYGGFSRLKADINCMEDLLKSPIKWKKVINLCGQDFPIKSNLELIRYMQEAEWRDINMTPGIKQPEYIQYRTQMQHIEVNGDYVASKGIRKDPPPHNLQIYFGTAYYSLTRAFVEYVLNSSMAQDLLEWSRDTYSPDEHYWVTLNHVKEAPGSNINGGWEGDIRAIKWKDQEGTVHHGCNGRYVRDICIYGTEDIPWIIEKNSMFANKFEITDSLEALDCLENWHRHKVLQQAVVPIQSSWHLAIEVNVSSAITMG, from the exons ATGATAGGACTGGAATCTGCTGTAGCGGAAAG GAATTTCAGGTTGCTGTACATCGTCCGGTCTTCTTTATGCTGGACTATTATGTTCCAGCTTGAGAGTGTAAAGTGGAGCTTTCTCGTACTGCTTGGCATTTCTATCTTTATCTGCTCCATCATCTATCTCAAGGCCAGAACCTCTTATGCTCCCACGGCTCTGAGCCCTCTGACCTGCCGCCCATTCCTTGATAACTGTCAAGCCCTGCCCAACACCTCTTCTTACACAAGATGGCAGAGGATGGAATGCCTGGACATCACCTACTTTGATGGTCCGCTGATCTGCTACCGCATGCAGGCTGACCTTCACTTCATCATGGAGCCCCTGAGCACAGAAGAAGCGAACTACCCTCTGGCTTTCATCATTACAATCCACAAAGAACTGGAGATGTTTGTGCGTTTGCTGAGGGCCATCTATGCTCCTCAGAACATTTACTGCATTCACGTAGATGTCAAAGCTCCAGAAAAGTTTAAAACAAGTGTCAGACGCTTGGCTGACTGCTTCCCCAATGTCTTCCTGGCTTCAGTTGGTGAGAGAGTGACATATGGTGGTTTTTCACGCCTAAAGGCGGACATCAACTGTATGGAGGACCTCCTGAAGTCTCCAATCAAATGGAAAAAGGTTATAAACCTCTGTGGCCAAGATTTCCCTATCAAGAGCAACTTAGAACTGATTAGATATATGCAAGAAGCAGAATGGAGGGACATAAACATGACTCCAGGGATCAAGCAGCCAGAATACATACAATACAGAACTCAAATGCAGCACATTGAGGTCAATGGCGACTATGTTGCTTCCAAGGGCATCAGAAAGGACCCCCCTCCACACAACCTGCAGATCTACTTTGGAACTGCCTACTATTCTCTGACGAGAGCGTTCGTGGAGTATGTGCTCAACAGCTCAATGGCCCAAGACCTGCTAGAGTGGTCAAGAGATACCTACAGCCCCGATGAGCATTACTGGGTAACCCTTAACCATGTGAAAG AGGCACCTGGCAGTAATATAAATGGTGGTTGGGAAGGTGATATCAGGGCCATTAAATGGAAGGACCAAGAAGGGACAGTCCATCATGGCTGTAATG GACGCTACGTCAGGGACATCTGTATCTATGGCACCGAGGACATACCGTGGATAATTGAGAAGAACAGCATGTTTGCTAATAAGTTTGAAATCACAGACTCTCTTGAGGCACTTGACTGCTTGGAAAACTGGCATAGACACAAGGTCCTACAGCAAGCTGTGGTGCCCATTCAGTCATCATGGCATCTTGCAATCGAGGTCAATGTTAGTAGTGCCATAACAATGGGATAA
- the rtf2 gene encoding replication termination factor 2 isoform X1: MGCDGGTIPKRHELVKGPKKVEKVDKNAELAAKWKYCALSQERLRRPIVACGLGRLYNKDAIIEYLLDKTAERPNVEVVEHIRNIKDVKELNLTDNPAWEGESRNAKGDCYEDMHRAMFICPVVGLEMNGKHKFCYLHTCGCVFSDRALREVKTEICHKCGDPFREGDAVVLNGSKEEQEKLRKAMEERRILAKTGKKSKKNKTETVSKPLESEVSLEPKSVAVCGEGSHGVSSSDSAPGASKTSKYTAATGSKRSIQDMEEKSETYKSLFTSHSSAKRTKNQLSNWVTHTPYHF; this comes from the exons ATGGGATGTGACGGTGGAACAATACCTAAAAGACATGAACTGGTTAAAGGACCCAAGAAGGTGGAGAAG GTGGACAAAAACGCCGAGCTCGCTGCTAAGTGGAAATACTGCGCTCTGAGTCAGGAGAGGCTGAGGCGTCCTATTGTGGCCTGTGGACTTGGGAG GCTGTACAATAAAGATGCTATTATCGAGTATCTGTTGGATAAAACAGCAGAAAGACCCAATGTAGAGGTTGTTGAACACATTCGTAACATCAAG GATGTGAAGGAGTTGAACCTGACTGATAATCCAGCCTGGGAAGGGGAGAGCAGGAATGCTAAGGGTGACTGTTACGAGGACATGCATCGTGCCATGTTTATCTGCCCTGTGGTGGGCTTGGAGATGAACGGCAAACACAA gtTTTGCTACCTGCACACATGTGGCTGTGTGTTCTCAGACCGGGCACTCCGGGAGGTCAAGACCGAGATCTGTCATAAG TGTGGAGATCCTTTCCGGGAAGGAGACGCTGTGGTCCTGAACGGGAGCAAAGAGGAACAGGAGAAGTTGCGGAAAgcgatggaggagaggaggatccTGGCCAAAACAGGAAAG AAGTCAAAGAAAAACAAGACTGAGACTGTATCCAAACCTTTGGAGTCAGAAG TGTCTCTGGAGCCTAAATCGGTGGCGGTGTGCGGTGAGGGCAGCCACGGCGTCAGCAGCTCTGACTCAG CTCCAGGAGCATCTAAGACTTCGAAGTACACGGCAGCCACAGGAAGTAAAAGGTCCATCCAGGATATGGAGGAGAAATCGGAGACGTACAAATctctcttcacctctcacaGCTCCGCCAAGCGCACCAAAAACCAATTGTCCAACTGGGTCACCCACACCCCATATCACTTTTGA
- the rtf2 gene encoding replication termination factor 2 isoform X2: protein MVDKNAELAAKWKYCALSQERLRRPIVACGLGRLYNKDAIIEYLLDKTAERPNVEVVEHIRNIKDVKELNLTDNPAWEGESRNAKGDCYEDMHRAMFICPVVGLEMNGKHKFCYLHTCGCVFSDRALREVKTEICHKCGDPFREGDAVVLNGSKEEQEKLRKAMEERRILAKTGKKSKKNKTETVSKPLESEVSLEPKSVAVCGEGSHGVSSSDSAPGASKTSKYTAATGSKRSIQDMEEKSETYKSLFTSHSSAKRTKNQLSNWVTHTPYHF from the exons ATG GTGGACAAAAACGCCGAGCTCGCTGCTAAGTGGAAATACTGCGCTCTGAGTCAGGAGAGGCTGAGGCGTCCTATTGTGGCCTGTGGACTTGGGAG GCTGTACAATAAAGATGCTATTATCGAGTATCTGTTGGATAAAACAGCAGAAAGACCCAATGTAGAGGTTGTTGAACACATTCGTAACATCAAG GATGTGAAGGAGTTGAACCTGACTGATAATCCAGCCTGGGAAGGGGAGAGCAGGAATGCTAAGGGTGACTGTTACGAGGACATGCATCGTGCCATGTTTATCTGCCCTGTGGTGGGCTTGGAGATGAACGGCAAACACAA gtTTTGCTACCTGCACACATGTGGCTGTGTGTTCTCAGACCGGGCACTCCGGGAGGTCAAGACCGAGATCTGTCATAAG TGTGGAGATCCTTTCCGGGAAGGAGACGCTGTGGTCCTGAACGGGAGCAAAGAGGAACAGGAGAAGTTGCGGAAAgcgatggaggagaggaggatccTGGCCAAAACAGGAAAG AAGTCAAAGAAAAACAAGACTGAGACTGTATCCAAACCTTTGGAGTCAGAAG TGTCTCTGGAGCCTAAATCGGTGGCGGTGTGCGGTGAGGGCAGCCACGGCGTCAGCAGCTCTGACTCAG CTCCAGGAGCATCTAAGACTTCGAAGTACACGGCAGCCACAGGAAGTAAAAGGTCCATCCAGGATATGGAGGAGAAATCGGAGACGTACAAATctctcttcacctctcacaGCTCCGCCAAGCGCACCAAAAACCAATTGTCCAACTGGGTCACCCACACCCCATATCACTTTTGA